The genomic stretch ATATTATAAACAATACAATCAGCTATTGAAGAAAGTAAAATAGTGTTTGTTTCATCTAATATTTTTTTATCCAAGTCAATATATATGTTCAATGTGTTTTTTATTACATCTCTATTTACAATATTTTTTATAGGTACGTATATTTCATACAATAATTTTAATGCATCTATATTGTTATTAATAATAGTATCAGTAATAGTTTTTTCATCTTTTTTAATCAATGCTTCTTCTATTATATACCATAAAGGTTTTGAACTAATTATTTTACATAGTATTTTATTTTTTATATAATCATCATCTATAAGTCTATTTACCGCTTCAATATTCAAAGGCATATTAATAGCTACTAGTTCATAACTTTCAAGCAGATTAGGTGCTTTATCAATTATTATTTTTAATACTCTTTTTTGTATATTATTTAATTCCATATTTATTAATTCATTTCTTTTTTCTTTATAAGGAAAAACTCTCACTACAGCTTCTATTAATATATCATCATAACTTTTTTCATTACTAACACTGCCCGCAATACATACATCACTTTTTGTTTTAATACCTTCAGTATTTAATAATGTTTCAATATCGCTGGAATAAGTCCATGCATGTTTTGCTATATTGGAAAAATTATCGTCCCATACCCAATCAACACCTGTACAATTATTTTCAGCTATGTACAATAGTAAATCAGAAATATCTTTATTAAATACTCCAGTATAAGCTAAACAAATTGCAGCAGAGCCTCTGACTAAAAGAGATTCACTCGTTTTCATAATATTATAAACTTCCTCAATATGATTATGAACTTCTAATTTTTTATAGCTGTCATCTGTCATATCAATATTTGGGTATTCTTTATAATAATTTTTATCAGAAATTTTATAATTATATTGTGCTGCTGTAAAACCTTGTACTAATAAAGTAGAAGCCTGACGAATATAAGCATTATTTTTATTTCCATTTTCTATTTTTAAGCATTCTTCATATGAAACATTCAAAACTTTAGGCAAAGACTTTGATATAAAACATAATAAACGCATAGCATTCAAAGAATTACTTTTATTATAATAATTAATTATCTCATCTTTATATTTTTTAACACTACTGTAATATTTTGTCTTATAAAAAAACGGTGTATTAATAAAATGATTTTCTCCCAATGCTATTCTTGATAGAAATATACATGCCAACTCTGAAGAATTATTATTAAACTTAAGTAAATCAGCCAAATAAGGAACTGCCATTTTTGAAGATTTATAAACACTTCCCTGATGAGTAGTTGCAGAATAAAGACCATAAACACCAAAATTAACATCATTATCATCATTGCTTGTAAGTGCCTCTATATAATAAGGAGTTAAATCTGCTTTGCCGTAAGCATCATAAACATTTCCCCATTTTTCATCATAAAGCCCATTAGGAACATATCTGTTTTTTCCTGTTAATGGAGGACGCTCCATTTTATCAGATTGAAATTCAGAATTATTATCATCTTCTACATAATAATTATCCCATTTTGGATATGATTCTATATTCATAATAATTTATATTCCTTACAGAATTTTATTGCCGCTTCAAATCCTTCATTGGCCAATTCTGATACAAAATTATTAAACTCATTCAAATTATCTTCATCTTCTAAAGCTAACTCATAAGATTTTTTTATATCTTCAAATACTTCATCATTTAATTTTTTAAAATCATCAATATTTTTCTTAGCAACTTCAAGTTTAATCTCTGCTCTATTTAAATATAATAACCAATACTTACTGTCTAATTCAATAGCTTTATCACAATCTTTAATAGATTCATCATATTTATTTAACTTATATAAAATTAAAGCCCTGTTTCCATAACCCTCTATATAATACTCATCTATCTCTAATAATTGATTATAAATATTCAAAGCCTGCTCATAATTTTCATTAATATCGTAATATAATGCCTTATTAAAATGTGCATTTATATTATTATTATCAAGTTCTATAGCTTTATCGTAATCTTTTATAATATCTTCTTCATCATAATTCAATTCAGCCTTTGCATTTCCCCTGTTATTATAAGCATTGCTGTACTTAGGATTTATTTCAATAGCTTTATCGTAATCATCTAATGCACTTTCAAAATCTTCTAAATTATCTTTTGCAAGTCCTCTATTATAATAGTACTGTGAATCCTCATTATTTAATTCTATTGCATAGGTAAAATCTTCAATAGCCTTTTCAAAATCTCCTAATGCAGAATAACATAAACCTCTATTATTATAAACATCATCAATACTATTATCAAGTTCTATACTTTTAGTGTAATCTTCAATGGCTTTATCATAATCACCCATATGATATTCAGTTACACCTTTATTATAATATATATCTGCATTATTATTATCCAATTTTAAAGCGGTATTAAAATCATCTAATGCCTCTTTATATTTACCTAAATTGCTTTTGGCAAGTCCTCTGTAATTATAAACTCCTTCATTATCTCCATTATAAAATATTAGTTTATCACAATATTCTATAGCGTTTTCATAATCCTCATTATCAAATGCTTCATATGCCAATTTTAATAAATCATCTACCATAAATTTATCCTTAATTTATACATACTAATATAATAAACGATCTCTTGCAGATTAAATAAATATACTAAAGATTTTTAAGTTTGTCAACCAAAAGCCATACTTTCATATTTATCCTGTTAAAGAATATACTTATTTCAAAAGTATTTGATAAAATTAAATATAAAAATTATTAACCATATTCATAATAATTTTATAGCTTAAATTATACCTGTGCCTACTTTACAATTATTTATTTACATGGTTTAATTATGTTAACAATATTAATTAATCGGAAATTTTATCATGGGAAAAACTTCATTAAAAAATATAATAAAAGTAAGTAAAGAATTAAATTCAAAATACTCTAAAAACATTGAAGAATTAGATATAGACAAAGAATTAGAAATATCAACTGACAGCAGAGATAGTTTTGACAGCACCAAATTATTTTTAGCAATAAAAGGAGATAAGTTTGACGGAAATAAATTCGCATTGGAAACATACAATAAAGGCTGCAGATATTTTATTTTAAGTGATCAAACTATAAATATGCCAGATAATGCCAAAGTTTTTTATACTGATGACACAATACTTTTTTTTATAAAACTTGCAAGAGAATATAGAAGAAGATTTAATATACCTATAATATCAGTAACAGGAAGCTGCGGAAAAACTACTACCAAAGAATTAACTCATCTTTTTTTATCTACAAAATATAAAGCATTAAAAACTGAAGGAAATTTTAATAATGAAATAGGAGTACCTAAAACAATGTTTAATTTAGATACTAGTTATGAAATAGCAGTTATTGAAGCTGGAATGAATCATAAAAATGAACTATTAAGAATATCTGAATGTATAGAGGCAAATACAGTTATAATAAATAATGTGGAGCCAGTGCATATTGCTCATCTTGGTTCTATAGAAAATATTGCTTATGCTAAAGCGGAACTTTTTAATCATACTAAAGAAAATGCTAATGCTGTAATAAATAAAAATACTAATTGTGCTGACATATTAAAAAAAGAGGCTAAAAGAAACAATATAAAAAATATAATAGAAGCTGATATAAAAGAGATAGTCAAAAAAGATGATAATAGTTTTGAATATAAAGGAATAATTTTCAATCATAATTTAGTTGGAGATTTTAATTTGTATAATGTACTTTCTGCATTAAAGGCAGCAGAGATTTATAATATAGACTTAAAAAAATGTGCTGATATTTTACTAAATTATCAGTCACAAAAAAACAGAATGCAGATAATTAATATAAAAGGCTGTAACATTATTAATGACTGCTATAATTCTAATCCTGCTGCATTAAAAAATATGCTTAAATATTTATCTCAAAGAAATGAATCAAAAAAAATTGCTGTGATAGGAGATATGCTTGAAACAGAAACTGAAAACTCATCTTATCATAAAGAAATAGGAAATAATATAAATGAATTAAAAAATATTGATACTGTTATAGCAGTTGGAGAGCATTCAAAAGATATTTATAATATTGTTAATTGTGAAAAATATTATTTTGAAAATGCTCAAAGTGCTATAGAAAAAGTAAAAGATTTTTTGAAAGATAATACGGCAATGCTTATAAAGGCTTCATTAGGTATGGGTTTTGCTGTGATAATAGATAGTATAAAAGAGAATAAGTAAAAATGAATAACTTAATTCAAAATAATTATGTAATAGGTTTTATTTTATTAGATGATAAAAACTTTAACGACTTCTCAAACCAATTAAAAAAAGATTGGAATATTGATATAAACATAGTATCTTATAATAATAAAAATACATTTACCATCGATAATATTAATTTTGAATATGAACTAGCCCATTTTAAAGTTCCTGACAAAGAAGCTGAAATATTAATAAATTATAATGATATAGATAATACAACAAAAGAAAAAATATTAAATCACAAGTCATTTGTATCTATTAATGCTAATTCAAAAAATATTAGTTTTAAAGATATTGCTTTAACTTTCAGCAAGATAATATATTCTATAATAAAACAAAATAATGTATCAGCTGTCTTAATAGGTGAGATTAATCTGCTTATTTCTAATAATACATATTTATCTGAAATGGAAGAATATATAAAAAATAATAAATACTTTCCTACTCGTTTATGGGTAAGAGTAGATATTTTCTCAGACAATAACGGCAACCATGCATTCACTGAAGGACTTAAAAATTTTGGTAAATATGAGATTATGGCTTATAAAACTGTAAGAGATGCTAAAAGTATAATCAATCTGCTTACAATTTTATCAAGAAGCATTATAGAAAATAATCTTAATCTTGAAGATGGAAACACTATGCAGACAGATGATAATTATATAGGTATGTTTAAATTCTTTGACAATAAATTCATAATGCTTGAGAAAAACTTCAAAGACATAAATAAAAATCAATAGACTATTTCTTTAAATATAAAAAACTAAAAAACAAGAAAATAAAAGACAAGAGAATTAATTTCTTAACTCTCCTGTCTTTTTAGATAGGTATAAACATGTATATAAATATTTGATAGTTTTAAATTATTATAATATCATTCATCTAAAGTAATCAAAACCTCTCTAGGCTTGCTGCCGTTTTCTGGTCCCACTATACCTTGACGCTCCATTATCTCTACTATTCTGGCGGCTCTATTATATCCTATTTTTAAACGTCTTTGTAAGAATGAAGCACTAGCCTTACCAGTTCTAGCAACTAATTGAACAGCATCCTCCCAAAGCTCTTCATCGAGTATATCCTCTTCATCAGAATTTTTATCATCAGCATCGCTTCCCTCTAAAGCAGCAATCAAGCTCTCATCAAACATAGGAGACATCTGTCCAGATAAATAATCAACAACTTTTTTAACTTCATTATCAGATACAAAAGCACCCTGTACCCTATCAGGCATTTGACTTCCAGAAGCACAGAATAAAGCGTCCCCTTTCCCTAGCAGCTGTTCAGCTCCGGACATATCAATTATAATTCTTGAGTTAGTTTTGTTAGGTACTTGGAATGCTATTCTAGTAGGAAGATTTGCTTTTATAACTCCAGTAACAACATCAGCAGAAGGTCTTTGTGTTGCTATTATTAAATGTATTCCAACTGCCCTACTCATTCCAGCCAAACGTGATATCAAATCCTCAACTTCTTTTGAAGCTACAACCATCAAATTATGAAGCTCATCTATAACAAGAACTATGTATGGAAATAATTCTAAAGGCTCTCCGTTAAATTCTGTTTCGCCTTCTTTTAATAATTGTCTAACCTTTTCATTATATGTCTTAACATTTCTTACGAAAAATCTCTCCATTCTCTCATATCTCTTTTCCATTATATCTACAATATATCTCAATACTATAGTGGCTTTCTTTTCATCAGATACTACAGGAGACATCAAATGCGGTATGCCGTTATATATAGAAAGTTCTACCCTCTTTTTATCTACAAATATAAACTTGAGTTCATCAGGTCTGAATTTATATAAAAGTGAAAGTATTATAGTAGAAAGACAAACACTTTTACCAGAACCAGTAGTTCCGGCAACTAGTAAGTGAGGAGCTTCCGACATATCAGATATAACATTATTTCCATATATTCCTTTTCCGAGTACAAAAGGTATATCAAGTTTAGACTTTCTGAAATCAGTACTTTCTAATACATCTCTCAAGAAAACTGCATTTCTTACTTTATTAGGTATCTCTATTCCTATAACAGAACGTCCCGGTATTGGGGCTATTATCCTTACACTTTCAGAAGCTAATGCCAATGCAATATTATCAGTAAGATTTGATATTTTTGACACTCTTATACCAGAAGCTATTTCAAGCTCATATCTTGTAATAACAGGACCTCTTGATACTCCAGTAACTTTTGCCTCTATATTAAAATCTAATAATGTATGCTCAAGCTGCATAGCAGTTTGTTTTATAGATTCCATCATAGCACTATCATTAACAGGTATGGATCTATTAAGCAAATCAAAAGGCGGGTGTTTATAATGCTTATCAACATACTTTGTATCAAAATTTGACTGTATGCGTTCGCTGTCCATATTCCTTATATTTTTAGTTCCAAGTATAACTTTTTTAGGCTTATTTAAAGTATCAACGTTTCTTTGAGATTCCATATTGATGAAACCAGCAGTTTCTTCTTTTTGGGCATTATTTATCTCTGTATTATTTTCAAAAATATTATCTGAATTTTCTTTATCAGCATAATCATTAAAGTCTTCAGTAATATCATTATTTTTTTCTTCTATTATTGTAATAGTCTCTGAAGTATTTTCTGATGAATTATTATCATTAATGTTTGGATTAAAATTATTTTTAGAAGAATCTAAATACGTATCATTTAAATAATTATTTTCTTCTTCATAATCATCAGTTTTATTTATAGTTCTAGTTTTTAATCTGATATCTTCTATGCTGTCAGAATTATTATCAGCATTATAAAGTTCTTCTTCGTCCAAATCAAACTCATCTATTCTTGTATCAATACTATTATTGTACGAATAATTGCTATAATTTGGTATATGGTCTGCTCTGTTATATGCTCTTTTTGAAGCGTAGCCCATAGCAAATTCAAATACCTCTTTTTTATTATTATTAGAATTTCTGCTTTGATATTTTTCTGCTTCAATATTATCTTTTTTATTGTTTATAGTTTCTATTATATTATCTATATCTGCATTATATTCTAACTCTTTAATCTCTTTAATTTTTTTACTTTCTTTATTTTCTTCAACTAATCTCTGAAGTTTTTCAAAACTATCCTCTTCTTCTGTATTAAAATCATTCTCATAATAATTATAAATAAAATCATCATTAAAATGTTCTGTTTCTTTAGCTTTTATATACTGTTCTGATACATTATACTTTGCATAATTATTAACAGAATCATCATAAGCAGCCCTTTTAAAATCAGACTTTCTTAAATAATTTATATTATAGTCAAGTCCCTCAAATATTTCATTATCTTCAATATTATTTTTATTATTTTCTATTTCATCATTTTTTTTTTTATTTATTATATCATTATAATACTCTCTGTAAAAATTATCCTCCCTCTCCATACTGCTTTCATATACATTATTATGACCTCTATTAGCTCTGTCTCTTCCAAATACAGCCTCAGCCAAAGTTAATCCCAAATCTTCTTCTCTGCTCTCCATAGTATTTACATTTATTCCGCCGAATCTATGATTTTTTAGCTCTGATACAATACTGTCTATTTCTTTGCTTTCTTTAGATGATCTATTAAAGAAATTATCATTGAAATTATGAGAAACATTATTTTTACGTAAAAATTTCTCTCTATAGCTTTTTTCATCAAAATCATTAACTTTTTCTATAAAAGGTACAGTTTTTAATTCTAATTCTGAAATCTCTTTAGTATAAAATAAAGGAAGATAGTCTTTTGTATATGATTTATTATCACTTGAATTATTTTCACTAGTTTGATTATTAATAATGCTGTCATCATGATGCATATTTTTCATTTCAAAATCTTTTATTCCATCAACAACTTTTTTCTCTATAACTTTCACATTTTTAAACATCTCTATTAAATAATTAACCAAATCTATTATAGAAACTTTGGCAAATATTATAGCTGTTATTAAAAATGCAGACAATACTATCATAACAGCACCAGTCTTTCCAAATAATGATACCAAAGAGCCTCCTATAAACTCTCCCATCATACCGCCTTTGTTATAAAAATCCAAATTTCCTAAAAATATATTTAATAATATGCTTAGCAAAATCATTAAAATTGATGATGATAAAGCAGAAACTAATATTTTATCAGTAGAATTTTTTAATATAATATTAACCCCAGCATACATAAAAAATGCCGGTATTATATATGAAGAAAAACCAAAAGCCAAAAATGAATAAGCAGATATATAAGCTCCAAATATTCCAAGCAAGTTTTTAATCTCTTTTCCAGAGTTCAAATCTTCCATATTCATACTAAAATATGATAGAAGAAGTATGCCGGAAAATAAAATACATAAAAATCCTGCTATATCAAAGAATATATTTCTATTTTCATAATTATCATCAAAATTATCTGATGTATATTTTTTATTTGCATTTCTTATTTCAGCTCTTTTTTGTATTGCTAATTTTCTTTTAAATAATCCAAACATAATAAAACTCCAATACTATAAACCCATAAAATAAACTAAAACGGCAATTCCAACTATCATACAGTAAAAACCGAAGTAGAAAAGTTTGCCTTTCTTTAAAAATGCCATTAAAAATTTTAATGCTATAATACCAAAAATGAATGCTGTGATAAATCCAACCAAAGCATAAGTTATATTAAAATCTGCTAAATCCTTTATTGATAAAAGCAAAGCCCCAAATATTGCAGGAAGTGATATCAAAAAAGAAAATCTGCCAGCCCAATCTCTATTTAATCCTATAAATAACGCTATACTTATAGTCATGCCAGACCTTGAAATACCGGGAAAAACTGCAATTGCCTGAGCTAATCCTATTATAAAGGCATTATAATAACTCATACTAAATACATCTTTCGTATCATTAATATAAGTGTTTTTATCAAACTTTCTAGTTAGAAGCAATATAGAACCTGTTATAACAAGATTAAGACCTATTCTTTGTATTTCTAAATTACTTAAATATTCTTCTAAAAGAGGTCCTACTGCGGCAACAGGTATAGACGCTATTATCACCATTAATGATGTTCTAAAACCTTCATTATTTCTGCTAGAATTTTTAGCATCTTTTAATCCTAAAAAAAATCCGCTTATGGCTTTAATAATATCTTTATGAAATATTATACATGTGGCTAAAAAAGTACCGAAATGCAGAGCTACCTCAAATGATAATATGTTTTCTGCATGAAAATTAAGAAAATATTCTGCTATTCTTAAATGCCCGGAACTAGATACTGGTAAAAATTCAGTTATAGCTTGTATAAAACCTAATATTACAGCTTTAATCATTAAACTACCCCATTTGTTTACATAATACTGGAATAATTTTCGGATAGTTAAAAAAAAACAATATAAAAAAATTATGTAAACTGATTTATTATAAGCAAAAAAATAGGCTGCCTTATATTAAGACAAGCCTATATACTATTTATGAGTGATATATGAGTTTATTATAAAGAATTAATTATCTACCAAATATAAACTTATTTGTCCGCCTATATCAACAGCACCGAAATCATTTTTGGAAAATCTAGAATCATTAACAATACCAGGTCCGAAATCATATCCTGCATAAATACCTATGCCTAAAGCAGTTTCATCACTAAAATAGAATAAATAATCTAATGTAAGTTTAACATAAGGAATAACAGGCATTTTATATTTATTTTTTATATCGCTTAAATTATAATAATAATTAACTTTCTCAAATTGACTGTATGTTGTATTATAATTTTGAGTTGATTCTCCTCCAGCCAAAAGAATTTTTACCCCAGCACCAACTCCAATAAAAAAACTTTTTATATTAAATTTAGGAAGTATACCTATAGTCAATGTATCAAAATAGTATGTTGTTTTTACATTTTGAAACTGACCTGTTGCTCCTGCTGATTTACTTTCATTATATGCATAAACATCTCTATGATATGCTATATCCAATGATAAAGAAAACCCCATGTAATTATCAAATCCATTATATATTCCGGGAGTTATTCCAACACCCCATTCAAAAGCAGCTCCAGTAGTAAGTTTGCCGTCATTATTATTAACACCTAGTTTGTAGTCCTGATAGCTTTGAGAAATAGATGCTCCTAACGGTACATACAAACCTATACCGGCATTAAAATCGGCAAAAGCTGTTTGAATTTGAATTATAAAAATACTAATAATTGCAAGAAATATCTTTTTCATAAATACGCCCCTTTCTTGATTGATTATACTTATATTATAATATATTGTAAATAAAATGTCAAGAAAAAGTAAATATTTTTTACTAAAAAAGTATGTTTTTTAAGATAAAGTAAAGTAAGGTAAATATTATTTATCTATTTACATCCTTAGGTATACCTGGGAGTATATAATCAAATAAAGCATAATTGGCATTATAAAGTGTATCTCTATCGCTGCTATTTATAGTATTAACATTCACCCTGTTAGTCTTTATAAATCTATAAGCATCTATAATACCATTGTCAAATCTTTCATATAAATACTTCATTATTGTATAATAGTCTCCTGCACTGTTAGTAGTATAAGTAAACATAAGTTTTGTATCACTTCTTGCAGCTAAATACATAAATATATCAGCATTTCTTGCAGGTGATAGGAAAATATCTTCTTTATCAAAAGGTTTATTTCTATTAGTATCTATGCCTATGTAATGTGTTAATGGTATATTTCCATTAGGATTAGTAAATTTCTCAACTGCTGAAGTTTCTAAAGAAGTATAGAAATTAGTTTCAGTATTTAATTTAATTTTAGGCTTTCCTACATTAAGCACATAGCTGGGAGAATACTCTAACTCTCTTATCTTAACAACATCATTACTTCTGAAAGAATTTAGATATGCAAAAGGCACAGTAAACAGATTAGCATAAGAACCTGTTATATATATTCGCTGAGCCCTCTGTGCATCTTTAATAATATCTGATGACAGCATTCCGCTTTCAATAGATCTCAAAGCAGTTCTTCTGTCTCTAGCTTTAGTAGCATTAGTGAAACTTTCCAAATATCCGCTAAGTTTTTTCATATCAATAAGGCTTGATTTTTTTACTTCGCTGTCTCCTACTACATAACTATAAGCTGTATATTTATCATTCTCATACGCATAAAATATAAACATAGTATTAGTGCTTTCATTAGAAAATATATCATAAGCATTTGCTATGTTTTTATCGAAATCGCTTTCTGGAACACGTATTTTATTTAATAGTCCGTATATATAAGCAGAATTAGTTTTGTATAGTGAATAAAATCTATCAGCAAATGAAGATACTGTTTCTGTTTCAAATACATACTGATTGCCGTATATATAATTCATAGTGGTAAATATATCACTTTCATTTGTTACAGAAGTATCAAGTATTGTATTAGCAACTGTTAATACTTCATTTGTGTTTTGCATTCTATTAAGAAAATTAGTTACAGTATCAATAGGAGTTTTAGCATATATCAAATCATAAAGTACAGCAACTTCCAAAATCTTTTCTTTATTATCTCCATTAACTCTATTTGCTATATAATTTAAATACTTTACAGATTCTTCAGGATTATCTTTAGCCTTTAAGAATCTTGATAATGTTCTTGGAGTAAAGTATTCATCTACTAAATCATAATTATTATTTGTATAAAG from Brachyspira murdochii DSM 12563 encodes the following:
- a CDS encoding tetratricopeptide repeat protein, which encodes MVDDLLKLAYEAFDNEDYENAIEYCDKLIFYNGDNEGVYNYRGLAKSNLGKYKEALDDFNTALKLDNNNADIYYNKGVTEYHMGDYDKAIEDYTKSIELDNSIDDVYNNRGLCYSALGDFEKAIEDFTYAIELNNEDSQYYYNRGLAKDNLEDFESALDDYDKAIEINPKYSNAYNNRGNAKAELNYDEEDIIKDYDKAIELDNNNINAHFNKALYYDINENYEQALNIYNQLLEIDEYYIEGYGNRALILYKLNKYDESIKDCDKAIELDSKYWLLYLNRAEIKLEVAKKNIDDFKKLNDEVFEDIKKSYELALEDEDNLNEFNNFVSELANEGFEAAIKFCKEYKLL
- a CDS encoding FtsK/SpoIIIE family DNA translocase, with product MFGLFKRKLAIQKRAEIRNANKKYTSDNFDDNYENRNIFFDIAGFLCILFSGILLLSYFSMNMEDLNSGKEIKNLLGIFGAYISAYSFLAFGFSSYIIPAFFMYAGVNIILKNSTDKILVSALSSSILMILLSILLNIFLGNLDFYNKGGMMGEFIGGSLVSLFGKTGAVMIVLSAFLITAIIFAKVSIIDLVNYLIEMFKNVKVIEKKVVDGIKDFEMKNMHHDDSIINNQTSENNSSDNKSYTKDYLPLFYTKEISELELKTVPFIEKVNDFDEKSYREKFLRKNNVSHNFNDNFFNRSSKESKEIDSIVSELKNHRFGGINVNTMESREEDLGLTLAEAVFGRDRANRGHNNVYESSMEREDNFYREYYNDIINKKKNDEIENNKNNIEDNEIFEGLDYNINYLRKSDFKRAAYDDSVNNYAKYNVSEQYIKAKETEHFNDDFIYNYYENDFNTEEEDSFEKLQRLVEENKESKKIKEIKELEYNADIDNIIETINNKKDNIEAEKYQSRNSNNNKKEVFEFAMGYASKRAYNRADHIPNYSNYSYNNSIDTRIDEFDLDEEELYNADNNSDSIEDIRLKTRTINKTDDYEEENNYLNDTYLDSSKNNFNPNINDNNSSENTSETITIIEEKNNDITEDFNDYADKENSDNIFENNTEINNAQKEETAGFINMESQRNVDTLNKPKKVILGTKNIRNMDSERIQSNFDTKYVDKHYKHPPFDLLNRSIPVNDSAMMESIKQTAMQLEHTLLDFNIEAKVTGVSRGPVITRYELEIASGIRVSKISNLTDNIALALASESVRIIAPIPGRSVIGIEIPNKVRNAVFLRDVLESTDFRKSKLDIPFVLGKGIYGNNVISDMSEAPHLLVAGTTGSGKSVCLSTIILSLLYKFRPDELKFIFVDKKRVELSIYNGIPHLMSPVVSDEKKATIVLRYIVDIMEKRYERMERFFVRNVKTYNEKVRQLLKEGETEFNGEPLELFPYIVLVIDELHNLMVVASKEVEDLISRLAGMSRAVGIHLIIATQRPSADVVTGVIKANLPTRIAFQVPNKTNSRIIIDMSGAEQLLGKGDALFCASGSQMPDRVQGAFVSDNEVKKVVDYLSGQMSPMFDESLIAALEGSDADDKNSDEEDILDEELWEDAVQLVARTGKASASFLQRRLKIGYNRAARIVEIMERQGIVGPENGSKPREVLITLDE
- a CDS encoding UDP-N-acetylmuramoyl-tripeptide--D-alanyl-D-alanine ligase, which codes for MGKTSLKNIIKVSKELNSKYSKNIEELDIDKELEISTDSRDSFDSTKLFLAIKGDKFDGNKFALETYNKGCRYFILSDQTINMPDNAKVFYTDDTILFFIKLAREYRRRFNIPIISVTGSCGKTTTKELTHLFLSTKYKALKTEGNFNNEIGVPKTMFNLDTSYEIAVIEAGMNHKNELLRISECIEANTVIINNVEPVHIAHLGSIENIAYAKAELFNHTKENANAVINKNTNCADILKKEAKRNNIKNIIEADIKEIVKKDDNSFEYKGIIFNHNLVGDFNLYNVLSALKAAEIYNIDLKKCADILLNYQSQKNRMQIINIKGCNIINDCYNSNPAALKNMLKYLSQRNESKKIAVIGDMLETETENSSYHKEIGNNINELKNIDTVIAVGEHSKDIYNIVNCEKYYFENAQSAIEKVKDFLKDNTAMLIKASLGMGFAVIIDSIKENK
- a CDS encoding undecaprenyl-diphosphate phosphatase, with translation MIKAVILGFIQAITEFLPVSSSGHLRIAEYFLNFHAENILSFEVALHFGTFLATCIIFHKDIIKAISGFFLGLKDAKNSSRNNEGFRTSLMVIIASIPVAAVGPLLEEYLSNLEIQRIGLNLVITGSILLLTRKFDKNTYINDTKDVFSMSYYNAFIIGLAQAIAVFPGISRSGMTISIALFIGLNRDWAGRFSFLISLPAIFGALLLSIKDLADFNITYALVGFITAFIFGIIALKFLMAFLKKGKLFYFGFYCMIVGIAVLVYFMGL
- a CDS encoding DUF4261 domain-containing protein, translated to MNNLIQNNYVIGFILLDDKNFNDFSNQLKKDWNIDINIVSYNNKNTFTIDNINFEYELAHFKVPDKEAEILINYNDIDNTTKEKILNHKSFVSINANSKNISFKDIALTFSKIIYSIIKQNNVSAVLIGEINLLISNNTYLSEMEEYIKNNKYFPTRLWVRVDIFSDNNGNHAFTEGLKNFGKYEIMAYKTVRDAKSIINLLTILSRSIIENNLNLEDGNTMQTDDNYIGMFKFFDNKFIMLEKNFKDINKNQ